The Vibrio echinoideorum genome includes a region encoding these proteins:
- a CDS encoding OmpA family protein, translated as MKILKNYIALSLSALVLGCTSYPEQGTGGLAESYDSINYQNSDFSPVMPDEPLGPEHGLRFDWQLAKLHLDALIQEGARWCFPAAVVQAIEKQNRIARELQGGLLLDAANDLVIQRKRLNELEVQLDYVTSQARCEPPKNENQFRMQLSVIQQLYDLLNVDNQFAENSTEVNPKYMGRLAEATTLLKEHKSLDLVVTGHADGSGTEEYNDKLALGRAKQVERYLTIFGLGAQRIKAVSVGETVPLFEGESDGTRLTNRRVSIEIISPENAAKMGGAL; from the coding sequence ATGAAAATACTGAAAAACTACATAGCCCTTTCTCTGTCTGCTCTAGTTCTGGGTTGCACAAGCTACCCAGAACAAGGCACTGGCGGATTAGCGGAAAGTTACGATTCCATCAATTATCAAAATTCAGATTTCTCGCCTGTCATGCCTGACGAACCTCTAGGCCCAGAACATGGCCTGCGCTTCGATTGGCAACTAGCAAAACTTCATCTAGATGCCTTAATTCAAGAAGGTGCTCGCTGGTGCTTCCCTGCTGCTGTAGTCCAAGCTATCGAAAAGCAAAATCGTATCGCTCGTGAGTTACAAGGCGGTTTGTTGTTAGATGCGGCTAACGATTTGGTTATTCAAAGAAAACGCCTTAACGAGCTAGAGGTACAGCTTGATTACGTGACTTCTCAAGCGCGTTGCGAGCCACCCAAAAACGAAAATCAATTCCGTATGCAACTGTCAGTGATTCAACAGTTGTACGATTTACTAAACGTTGACAATCAATTCGCGGAAAACTCTACCGAAGTAAACCCTAAATACATGGGACGTCTTGCAGAAGCGACTACCCTACTAAAAGAACATAAATCACTGGACCTTGTTGTTACCGGTCATGCAGATGGCTCAGGAACTGAAGAGTATAACGACAAGCTAGCCCTAGGCCGTGCTAAACAAGTTGAACGTTACCTTACTATTTTCGGGTTGGGTGCTCAGCGAATCAAAGCTGTTTCCGTTGGTGAAACTGTGCCACTTTTTGAAGGTGAATCTGATGGAACACGTCTAACTAACCGCCGTGTAAGTATTGAGATTATCTCGCCCGAGAACGCAGCTAAAATGGGAGGTGCTCTATGA
- a CDS encoding SLBB domain-containing protein, translated as MKILLTFIFTISLCFATAVNAEEEFSGAVQVGDLIQVNVPGESTLNTGFQVDKRGRITLPEVGTVFVAGYDNDQLNKVVLEALATAYKDLSNASVYVKEQQIIISVQGYVEQPGEYTLSLGSSIQMALYAAGGLRPGAQLDKLILKRGSDNTEFNYKRFLDSGDESTLPTLQSLDSLFVPASPLVGNIEQEFDAAKLANSGDSADSRNSIKVFGEVNAPGSFTYKENSDLVDVLMRSGGVTRYASVEQIRVISNNTPTLFNLKRYLDSGDESMLPILRPGSTVFVPKQEEEIKSGANTVYVMGEVAAPGAFEGKKGATFMDILANAGGPTRFAESRQIRVIKSNGRVLKFDLAAYTEGLANSAPPSIQAGDAIFVPEKTDMNEKSWLKITPDRAVNVIGEVNRPGRIEWSDEMNFMGLLAHVGGPTLRADTSKIEVVTGRKLVVFNLDDFIKNGAPRDQMPYIRAGSIVRVHDLPQDPSDNKSQWVRQSSDASIYIFGQVNAPGRYRFTKDMHFLDILSAADGPTKDADIHNVRVTHRDKTYSKVSKLNLSLYFETGDESLLPNVTTGDTIYIPEKGKNWLDTPKEETVRVLGAINNPGRYVFNDNMTILDILAEAAGPTDNAYVEKITIVNMSCCQGQARTFDLVEFSKTANIYNLPVLRAGDTIYIPDRRESFIEKARVGLDDILRITTTIVLIGAL; from the coding sequence ATGAAAATTCTACTGACGTTTATTTTCACCATCTCGCTTTGCTTTGCGACTGCAGTCAACGCAGAAGAAGAGTTTTCAGGAGCTGTACAAGTGGGTGACCTTATCCAAGTTAACGTACCCGGTGAAAGCACCTTGAATACCGGCTTCCAGGTTGACAAGCGTGGACGAATTACCCTTCCTGAAGTTGGTACTGTGTTTGTGGCTGGTTATGATAATGACCAATTGAATAAGGTTGTACTGGAAGCATTGGCGACCGCTTATAAAGATCTATCAAACGCTTCAGTTTATGTGAAAGAACAGCAAATCATCATCTCCGTTCAAGGTTACGTTGAGCAACCCGGTGAGTACACATTGTCACTAGGTTCTAGCATTCAGATGGCATTGTATGCTGCAGGTGGTCTTCGTCCGGGCGCACAATTAGACAAACTTATTTTGAAACGCGGCTCTGATAATACAGAATTCAACTACAAACGCTTTCTGGATTCAGGTGATGAATCAACCCTTCCAACACTTCAATCTCTTGATTCGTTATTCGTTCCTGCGTCTCCATTAGTGGGCAACATCGAACAAGAGTTTGATGCCGCAAAGCTTGCTAACTCAGGTGATAGTGCTGATTCTCGAAATTCCATCAAAGTGTTTGGTGAGGTAAACGCACCGGGGTCTTTTACTTACAAAGAGAACTCAGACTTAGTTGACGTATTAATGCGTTCTGGCGGCGTAACGCGCTACGCCAGTGTTGAGCAAATCCGCGTTATCTCGAACAACACACCGACTCTGTTCAACTTAAAGCGTTACCTAGATTCTGGCGATGAAAGTATGCTGCCAATTCTGCGTCCGGGTTCAACGGTTTTTGTTCCTAAACAGGAAGAAGAGATTAAATCTGGCGCGAACACCGTTTACGTAATGGGCGAAGTAGCCGCACCAGGAGCCTTTGAAGGCAAGAAAGGTGCGACGTTCATGGACATCCTTGCTAACGCAGGCGGCCCGACTCGCTTTGCTGAATCAAGACAAATCCGTGTTATCAAATCTAATGGTCGTGTACTTAAGTTTGACCTTGCGGCATACACAGAAGGCCTTGCTAATTCTGCTCCACCTTCAATCCAAGCGGGTGATGCGATTTTCGTTCCTGAGAAAACCGACATGAACGAAAAGTCGTGGTTGAAGATTACACCAGACAGAGCCGTTAACGTGATTGGTGAAGTGAATCGCCCCGGTCGTATTGAATGGTCGGATGAAATGAACTTCATGGGCTTATTAGCACACGTTGGTGGTCCGACGCTACGTGCGGACACGTCGAAAATTGAAGTCGTAACAGGCCGAAAGTTGGTTGTATTTAATCTTGATGACTTCATCAAAAACGGCGCACCACGCGATCAAATGCCCTACATTCGTGCGGGTTCAATCGTTCGAGTTCACGATTTACCACAAGACCCATCAGACAATAAATCACAATGGGTTCGTCAAAGCTCAGACGCCTCGATCTACATTTTTGGACAAGTGAATGCGCCCGGTCGTTACCGCTTTACAAAAGACATGCACTTCCTAGACATATTGTCTGCTGCTGATGGCCCAACTAAAGATGCTGACATCCATAATGTTCGCGTAACACACCGCGATAAAACATATTCCAAAGTAAGCAAACTGAACCTATCGTTGTACTTTGAAACGGGTGATGAATCATTACTGCCAAACGTAACAACTGGTGACACTATTTATATCCCAGAGAAAGGAAAAAACTGGTTAGATACACCAAAAGAAGAAACCGTTCGAGTCCTTGGGGCTATTAACAATCCGGGGCGTTATGTGTTCAACGACAACATGACCATTCTTGATATCTTGGCAGAAGCTGCTGGCCCTACCGACAATGCTTATGTAGAAAAAATCACCATCGTTAACATGTCTTGCTGCCAAGGCCAAGCTCGTACCTTCGACCTTGTTGAATTCAGTAAAACAGCCAACATTTACAACCTACCAGTGTTACGCGCGGGTGATACGATTTACATTCCCGATCGTCGTGAAAGCTTTATTGAAAAAGCCCGTGTAGGTTTAGATGACATTTTACGTATTACGACCACCATCGTTCTTATAGGAGCTTTATAA
- a CDS encoding tyrosine-protein kinase family protein, producing MTISATHAEVEQLYLASELNGQRSICVTACHSGDGVTSVATALAERFLLAGHSTLYVDLNLFNPAFKDVNMLEEDQSGQLIEHVESQRIFIGVPAPQVASTQLAYKDPATLQKAVTQWLEKYDRVIVDTSPLLNINKGNIPAQSVASACDGALLVVAYGETSSHHLAQAKKLLEAKSITLMGCVMNMKQHPSFAEELIRQINRMKFIPRKIRDNLANKLHHNEFLNLPM from the coding sequence ATGACTATTTCAGCCACGCATGCCGAAGTTGAACAATTGTATTTAGCTTCAGAACTTAACGGTCAACGTTCAATTTGTGTTACTGCCTGCCACTCCGGTGACGGTGTAACATCTGTTGCTACAGCGCTTGCCGAGCGTTTCTTGTTAGCTGGACACTCCACTCTTTATGTTGACCTTAACTTGTTCAATCCTGCTTTTAAGGATGTGAACATGCTTGAAGAAGATCAATCAGGACAACTTATCGAGCACGTCGAATCACAACGCATTTTCATTGGTGTTCCCGCCCCCCAAGTAGCTTCGACTCAATTAGCATACAAGGATCCGGCTACGCTTCAAAAAGCGGTGACTCAATGGTTAGAAAAGTACGACCGTGTGATTGTTGATACTTCGCCCTTACTTAATATCAATAAAGGTAACATCCCAGCTCAATCGGTCGCGAGCGCGTGTGACGGAGCGTTACTTGTTGTCGCTTACGGAGAAACATCAAGCCATCACCTTGCCCAAGCAAAGAAACTGCTCGAAGCGAAGAGCATTACTCTGATGGGTTGCGTCATGAACATGAAGCAACATCCTAGCTTCGCAGAAGAGCTTATTAGGCAGATTAATCGAATGAAGTTTATCCCTCGAAAAATTCGCGACAACTTGGCGAATAAGCTGCACCATAATGAATTCCTAAATCTGCCGATGTAA
- a CDS encoding ABC transporter substrate-binding protein — protein sequence MKYKLSSVFLLVAAASGHANAGECGSVTIADMNWNSATLIANIDQFILEHGYDCDAELIPGDTMPTGTSMIEKGQPDVAPELWSNSLKDALDKGVQEKRLRYAGKALVNGGEEGFWVPAYLVKQYPEMATIEGVRKNASLFKHPEDPDTSAFYSCPAGWNCQISAGNLFEALDLEESGFTIVDPGSSAGLSGSIAKAYEREEAWFGYYWAPTAVLGKYDMIKVDFGSGVDEQEFLNCTTKEDCDSPKATMYPPSPVHTVTTEDFASRAPEAYDYFTKRGFTNEKMNSLLAWMEDNQADGEEASIHFLSEFPEIWHPWVSQEVAKKVEAEL from the coding sequence ATGAAATACAAGTTAAGCTCCGTATTTTTGTTAGTTGCAGCAGCCAGTGGTCATGCTAACGCTGGTGAATGTGGCAGCGTAACAATCGCAGATATGAACTGGAACTCTGCAACTTTAATCGCCAACATTGACCAATTCATCCTAGAGCACGGTTATGATTGTGATGCCGAACTCATCCCTGGCGACACAATGCCAACCGGCACTTCAATGATTGAAAAAGGCCAACCCGATGTTGCACCAGAGCTATGGAGTAACAGCCTCAAAGACGCACTCGATAAAGGTGTCCAAGAGAAACGTCTTCGCTACGCAGGTAAAGCCCTTGTAAACGGTGGTGAAGAAGGTTTTTGGGTTCCCGCTTATTTGGTTAAGCAATACCCAGAAATGGCAACCATTGAAGGCGTCCGCAAAAACGCTAGCTTGTTTAAACACCCAGAAGACCCAGATACATCTGCATTTTATAGCTGTCCAGCAGGTTGGAACTGTCAAATCAGTGCCGGTAACTTGTTTGAAGCTCTTGACCTAGAAGAGAGTGGTTTCACCATTGTGGATCCAGGCTCGAGTGCCGGCTTATCTGGATCTATCGCTAAAGCTTATGAACGTGAAGAAGCTTGGTTTGGTTACTACTGGGCGCCGACCGCCGTTCTTGGTAAATATGACATGATTAAAGTTGACTTCGGAAGTGGCGTTGACGAACAGGAATTCCTTAACTGTACAACTAAAGAAGACTGTGACTCACCTAAAGCAACCATGTACCCGCCTTCACCTGTTCACACTGTCACTACAGAAGACTTCGCATCAAGAGCACCAGAGGCTTACGACTACTTCACTAAACGTGGTTTCACTAACGAAAAAATGAACTCACTTCTTGCTTGGATGGAAGATAACCAAGCAGATGGTGAAGAAGCAAGTATCCATTTCTTGAGTGAATTCCCAGAAATATGGCACCCGTGGGTATCTCAAGAAGTCGCGAAAAAAGTAGAAGCAGAGCTGTAA
- a CDS encoding ABC transporter permease codes for MADSNWLSSFPEMERSDLRAIKKALDGAYREFSREYGEMIESLFDPLLSFLVWFEKLLISTPWLIVLGVCTALVYAASRSWKLALGCVCSLLLIGYFGMWEDTMRTLSIITVCTLVSIFLGIPIGIAMARSNRVQSIVTPLLDIMQTMPAFVYLIPVVMLLGIGKIPGLIAVVIYAIPPVIRLTNLGIRLVDKEVLEAATAFGASKKQRLWGVQLPLAMPTIMAGINQTIMMALSMVVIASMIGVKGLGQPVLKSITNQYFTLGLMNGFAIVALAILFDRASQAYARRTNAHLGGFKHD; via the coding sequence ATGGCTGACAGCAATTGGTTATCAAGCTTCCCTGAGATGGAACGCTCTGATTTGCGAGCAATAAAAAAGGCGCTAGATGGCGCATACCGTGAGTTTTCCCGCGAATACGGAGAAATGATCGAATCATTATTTGACCCTCTTCTTTCCTTCCTTGTTTGGTTTGAAAAACTTCTAATCTCCACCCCTTGGCTTATCGTACTTGGCGTTTGTACGGCTTTAGTTTACGCAGCGAGTCGTTCTTGGAAATTGGCTCTGGGTTGTGTCTGTTCACTACTGCTCATCGGTTACTTTGGGATGTGGGAAGATACAATGCGCACACTCAGTATCATCACCGTATGTACATTAGTTTCCATTTTCCTTGGAATCCCGATCGGTATCGCGATGGCACGCTCTAATCGTGTGCAATCAATCGTGACGCCACTACTCGATATAATGCAGACCATGCCCGCATTTGTTTACCTAATCCCAGTAGTGATGCTTTTGGGCATTGGTAAAATCCCAGGTTTAATCGCCGTTGTGATTTACGCTATCCCACCAGTGATTCGCCTAACTAACTTAGGTATACGCTTAGTCGACAAAGAAGTGTTAGAAGCCGCTACGGCATTCGGGGCAAGCAAGAAGCAACGCTTGTGGGGTGTTCAACTACCACTTGCAATGCCAACGATCATGGCGGGAATTAACCAAACCATCATGATGGCTCTCTCTATGGTGGTTATCGCGTCAATGATTGGTGTTAAAGGTTTAGGGCAACCCGTTCTTAAATCGATCACCAATCAATATTTCACATTAGGCCTGATGAACGGTTTCGCGATTGTGGCGCTGGCTATCTTATTTGACCGAGCTTCACAGGCTTATGCGCGTAGAACCAATGCGCACCTAGGAGGATTCAAGCATGACTAA
- a CDS encoding quaternary amine ABC transporter ATP-binding protein, whose amino-acid sequence MTKPLIEISGLYKVFGPKPMSVMNRVTNGDHKDDILADTGHTVGLKEINLEINRGEIFVIMGLSGSGKSTLIRHFNRLIDPTQGKITVEGIDVMSLNTKELEEFRRHKMSMVFQRFGLMPHRTVIENVAYGLEVQGIKKEQRLAKAKEWLETVGLKGYEQQYPAQLSGGQQQRVGLSRALCTDAEILLMDEAFSALDPLIRSEMQDQLIELQEKLHKTIIFITHDLDEALRLGDRIAILKDGELVQQGTPHEILLSPADDYVEAFVKDVNRARALTVETVMQPPLYRITSETIEGALAQMKMLKNDYAYHVTDDGYQGLVTQESLQDAVEDVSVHDFSDEIYEEVPAVLPDAVIEEILPDTMSCDYSLPVVDEDGNLKGELERSAVAEIFTENSEEEVETAPKSKPKIDIDKAS is encoded by the coding sequence ATGACTAAACCATTGATTGAAATTAGTGGTCTATACAAAGTGTTTGGACCAAAGCCAATGTCTGTTATGAATCGAGTGACCAACGGTGACCACAAAGATGACATATTGGCTGACACAGGACACACCGTCGGATTAAAAGAAATTAACCTTGAGATTAACCGTGGCGAAATCTTCGTTATCATGGGTCTTTCGGGCTCAGGTAAATCAACGCTAATTCGTCACTTCAACCGCTTAATCGACCCAACTCAAGGAAAAATCACGGTTGAAGGCATCGATGTAATGAGCCTTAATACCAAGGAGCTGGAAGAGTTTCGCCGTCACAAAATGTCGATGGTTTTCCAACGTTTTGGCTTAATGCCCCATCGAACCGTCATTGAAAACGTTGCGTACGGCCTTGAAGTTCAAGGCATAAAGAAAGAACAGCGCCTAGCAAAAGCGAAGGAGTGGCTTGAAACCGTAGGCCTTAAAGGTTATGAGCAACAATACCCTGCTCAACTCTCTGGCGGCCAACAACAACGTGTCGGTTTATCGCGCGCTTTATGTACTGACGCTGAGATTCTATTAATGGATGAGGCCTTCTCAGCGCTTGATCCGCTGATTCGAAGCGAAATGCAAGATCAACTGATCGAGCTACAAGAAAAGCTTCATAAAACCATTATCTTCATCACTCACGATCTCGACGAAGCACTTCGTTTGGGTGACCGGATCGCAATTTTGAAAGATGGTGAGTTAGTCCAACAAGGTACGCCTCATGAGATTCTACTAAGCCCTGCTGATGATTATGTTGAAGCGTTTGTGAAAGACGTAAACCGAGCTCGCGCATTAACAGTTGAAACCGTTATGCAACCTCCTCTCTATCGTATTACTTCGGAAACGATTGAAGGTGCGCTAGCGCAAATGAAGATGCTGAAAAACGATTACGCTTATCACGTAACGGATGATGGCTATCAGGGCTTAGTCACTCAAGAGAGCCTGCAAGACGCCGTTGAAGATGTATCAGTTCACGACTTCAGTGATGAGATATATGAAGAAGTCCCAGCCGTACTGCCTGATGCTGTTATTGAGGAAATATTGCCTGATACAATGTCGTGCGATTACTCCCTTCCTGTTGTTGATGAAGACGGCAATCTGAAAGGTGAATTAGAGAGAAGTGCTGTTGCCGAAATCTTCACTGAAAATAGCGAGGAAGAAGTAGAAACAGCCCCAAAGTCGAAACCAAAGATTGATATTGATAAGGCTTCTTAA
- a CDS encoding Hpt domain-containing protein produces the protein MNNSTLASETSAGLNEQVNVQLADTELVDESILEQMISDTSAEIIPILIDHYVEESHTRLTAIRQAAINNDAQTLEFEVHTIGSTALALGNRPLSVLARTLEKQCLEQKHETAFLKVDELLELAECSIEALLRRKDQGFS, from the coding sequence GTGAATAACTCAACTTTAGCTTCAGAGACATCTGCTGGTTTGAACGAACAAGTGAATGTACAACTTGCCGATACAGAGCTTGTAGACGAAAGCATCTTAGAGCAAATGATTAGTGACACGAGCGCGGAGATAATTCCTATTTTGATCGATCACTACGTAGAAGAATCGCACACCCGTTTAACCGCCATTAGACAAGCTGCTATCAATAACGACGCTCAAACTCTAGAGTTTGAAGTTCATACGATTGGAAGCACTGCTCTTGCGCTAGGCAACCGCCCACTGTCCGTGCTCGCTCGAACGTTAGAAAAGCAATGTTTAGAACAAAAGCATGAAACTGCGTTTCTTAAGGTTGATGAACTATTAGAACTCGCAGAGTGTTCGATTGAAGCCTTGTTAAGAAGAAAAGACCAAGGCTTTAGTTAA